The following proteins come from a genomic window of Meles meles chromosome 1, mMelMel3.1 paternal haplotype, whole genome shotgun sequence:
- the RP1 gene encoding oxygen-regulated protein 1 → MSETSSTSISMIHRTSSEGHVPSPRHLSVMHPVVAKKISFYKSGDPQFGGVRVVVNPRSFKTFDALLDNLSRKVPLPFGVRNISTPRGRHSITRLEELEDGESYLCSHRRKVQPVDLDKARRRPRPWHSSRAISVQPHQAPPTAAAATAAPGMLRGPRKLLVFRNGDPKMRRVVVMNRRVTQSFQAFLQHLTEVMRFPVTKLYATDGRKVPSLQAVILSSGAVVAAGREPFKPGNYDIQKYLHSARLPGISHHVYAKGSARSESRKMRTHVPSSPKSQIYSVSSDKMHNNDCYSDQSFASENYLALEKNDSQNLLIYPSEDDIEKSIIFNQDGTMTVEMKVRFKIKQEETIKWTTVSRASLSHNNEKSEVGGFPGRTDDRFSGLKIAACSLSADVSSLEKGNNQEGSLAEDINTQMTDQETETCPSAGWQNAAVDTNTIQETKDQAKHHFYRPPTPGPRRVRQKKSVRGSVTLVSETEVQEEMIYSEEKEDGENKSEYHMFTHSCSKMSSVSNKPVLVQIDNIEQMESSLERKKESTLLKSGAIRAGIVEITSQKMLEMSHNNGLLQTLSENSLGEEGIVDNVTSDNKTSIKKLRPCGNTSDGCSPTLAGTPHSLSNNCGADRTISETPASVGSSTASVRIDRVINEFAQCGVTKFPANEKQSSSSVASKKKMKSQQQMINSRYQDGKIATKRILSRSKKINTRGRIAQGIILEDSDSSLKEGILCEEDRHVSDMVIESNYCCSKSNLNPMNSKNFHVNKLNTSQNPKKFQGLLAKRKSRPVSLGGPTKREIGQDNKVFPHNELWCCKNNSEDQNLFYLFNFLEQKPSAVCGPQAQAEIASWYLRGMTKKSLVSKVNNSHITIKTQKKQKGNKLKSGTVVSKHVTTRANSSASLRKAVFPEDISHRSVQNYIQRWLQSINPHSALQPRKSAPTYQKERNVVSGNNNGFVRINSHTSSGKGNNFVRESNKHLTKNASLTENLGKRVGKSFDKDNCDDLSKDLGENEVESLNDACLFPLHGNCALSQSAIGDHNTEIQVCAEKLGPEVSLIYEEINLATKRRSVEAAIQVDLTEEYTPKDLLPVLLLRQLQALVPSIHKTQNRVIQMQGSLEDVPFPSPIYKSYTNVLLAWLLVLTLKGSINSFCQGDAHKTTNRASEILGLLEILKHTAITEEADDLKAAVANLVESTTNHFGLTEGEQDIDPGGLSANCSTLNIQRVPKCIENEKTQKISFLHGGFSSSEGCGPEVCVSELTCSSCQICTMNKTYPPKETCNLSDNFCPSDGSTTDQTSMNKACFLGEVCSLTDSLSSHKACTHDENHSYETTCPVDETYIPNKVCNTCNFLNSKENTCADNLELTEELERIDEVQKDLNILADPGCKHDFNILMSHQNTSSLNHCGFPINETEPEFDKEHSSEAELKISSLKKFQGKNASTSSDKEDSKTSEEPGSITSSMTSSERNISELESFEELENQDTNLFYTKVNAGEPATEELIQKELEASKNSELIEVSSGNITEEEKRNDVICEAISMAPATPPCLVFCYDSKQNAERELNEGETKMRVKMMVKHTETGSYSESSLDFKNCFRRPVTSDGSEFRLDSENEQPYKTSSDGLRGSCEEIAEGREYNKGFVKRTIEKLYGKGELIKPSFFSGSVHRSQVCPYNSMEFQCARKAGLYDSEGQSFGSSEQISSSSSMLQKFPEGDQDKCDVRASYHGGDIGRGTKQNNHNRIVRDIEEGILIDQGKWLLKENHLLRLSSPENSGLYGNEDTTSVDTLLNNGNEVPYSHFGNLAPGPNMAELSSSELEELTRPLELKCSYFNMPHCSDSEPFGEDLLDVQNKTSAKERIPDHHAEEKASHKSERVCTSVTQVFTSAGNKVHPVSDDTIKNQPLPINNVIHGALQEGDSLDKLYALCGQHCPILTVIIQPINEEDRGFVYCKDSDIENFLGLHLWMKIHPYLLQSDKTMFRDENKKVRGGKTFIDNASDDTFDQLHFNNTFDLMDKRQLRKLKGINSLSLEEENNLKKFQLYLKKKFCVNFLHTSLLVVDDVNSNTQDGTNKTNEILEVVDENNNLLNYRFQNSLTNLNQVVRENSNYHFSFEMHDQTCLFYHVETSLNISNRNVLETFYIFEDENLFLWEEESQFDLENSDEQDL, encoded by the exons ATGAGCGAAACTTCTTCCACTAGTATTTCCATGATTCATCGGACTTCTTCTGAAGGTCACGTTCCTTCCCCTCGCCACCTGAGCGTCATGCATCCTGTTGTGGCCAAAAAGATAAGCTTCTACAAAAGCGGAGATCCGCAATTTGGCGGGGTCAGGGTGGTGGTCAACCCTCGTTCCTTCAAGACATTTGATGCTTTGCTGGATAACTTGTCAAGGAAGGTGCCCTTACCTTTTGGGGTAAGGAACATCAGCACCCCTCGGGGAAGACACAGCATCACACGGCTGGAGGAGCTAGAAGATGGCGAGTCCTACTTGTGCTCCCACCGCAGGAAGGTGCAGCCAGTGGATCTCGACAAGGCCCGCCGCCGCCCACGACCCTGGCACAGCAGCCGGGCCATCAGTGTGCAACCGCACCAAGCCCCTCCAACGGCTGCAGCTGCCACTGCTGCTCCCGGCATGCTGCGTGGCCCACGAAAGCTCTTGGTCTTTAGAAATGGCGACCCGAAGATGAGGCGTGTGGTGGTTATGAACAGGAGGGTCACGCAGAGCTTCCAGGCGTTTCTGCAGCACCTGACGGAAGTCATGCGGTTCCCGGTGACCAAGTTGTACGCGACAGATGGAAGGAAG GTTCCCAGTCTCCAAGCTGTGATCCTTAGCTCTGGAGCTGTGGTGGCAGCAGGAAGAGAGCCATTTAAACCAGGAAATTATGACATCCAGAAGTACTTGCATTCTGCAAGATTACCAGGGATCTCTCATCATGTATACGCCAAGGGAAGTGCTAGGTCAGAAAGCAGAAAGA TGAGGACACATGTGCCTTCAAGCCCAAAGTCCCAgatttattctgtttcttctgaCAAAATGCATAATAATGATTGCTACTCAGACCAGTCTTTTGCTTCTGAAAATTACTTGGCcttagaaaaaaatgattctCAGAATTTATTGATATATCCTTCTGAAGATGATATTGAGAAATCGATTATTTTTAATCAAGATGGTACCATGACAGTTGAAATGAAAGTTCGATTTAAGATAAAACAGGAGGAAACCATAAAATGGACCACTGTCAGTAGAGCTAGTCTTTCTCATAACAATGAAAAGAGTGAGGTTGGTGGTTTTCCAGGAAGAACAGATGATCGGTTTTCTGGTTTAAAAATTGCAGCATGCTCATTGTCTGCAGATGTCTCATCTCTGGAGAAAGGCAATAATCAAGAGGGCAGTTTGGCAGAGGACATAAATACTCAAATGACAGATCAAGAGACTGAAACTTGCCCTTCTGCTGGTTGGCAGAATGCTGCTGTGGACACAAACACCATCCAGGAGACTAAGGATCAAGCAAAGCATCATTTTTACAGACCCCCTACACCTGGACCAAGGAGAGTAAGACAAAAGAAATCTGTGAGGGGGAGTGTGACTTTGGTATCTGAAACTGAAGTTCAAGAGGAAATGATCTACAGTGAAGAGAAGGAGGATGGAGAAAACAAATCTGAGTATCATATGTTCACACATTCTTGCAGTAAAATGTCATCAGTATCTAACAAACCAGTGCTTGTTCAGATCGATAACATTGAACAAATGGAGtcatctttagaaagaaaaaaggaaagcacGCTGCTCAAGTCAGGTGCAATACGTGCTGGTATTGTAGAAATAACAAGTCAGAAGATGTTAGAGATGTCTCATAATAATGGCTTACTGCAGACTTTATCAGAAAACTCACTTGGGGAGGAAGGTATAGTTGATAATGTAACATCAGACAACAAAACTAGTATCAAAAAATTAAGACCTTGTGGTAATACCAGTGACGGATGCAGTCCTACTTTAGCGGGTACACCTCATTCTTTAAGTAACAACTGTGGAGCTGACAGAACTATTTCCGAGACCCCAGCTTCAGTAGGGTCTTCCACTGCCTCTGTAAGAATTGACAGAGTAATTAATGAATTTGCTCAGTGTGGTGTAACGAAATTTCCAGCAAATGAAAAGCAGAGTTCATCATCTGTTGCCAgcaaaaagaagatgaaatcgCAGCAACAAATGATAAATTCCAGGTATCAGGATGGGAAGATTGCAACCAAAAGAATTCTTAGTAGGAGTAAGAAAATTAACACAAGAGGTAGAATTGCACAGGGAATCATATTGGAGGATTCAGACAGTTCCCTTAAAGAAGGAATACTGTGTGAGGAAGACCGCCATGTAAGTGATATGGTAATTGAATCAAATTATTGTTGTTCCAAAAGTAATCTCAATCCCATGAATTCCAAGAATTtccatgtaaataaattaaatacttctCAGAATCCTAAGAAGTTTCAAGGACTTTTAGCCAAAAGGAAGTCCAGACCAGTAAGTTTAGGAGGACCTACAAAAAGAGAAATTGGTCAAGACAATAAAGTATTTCCCCATAATGAGCTTTGGTGTTGCAAAAATAATTCTGAagatcaaaatttattttatctgtttaaCTTCCTTGAGCAAAAACCCAGTGCTGTTTGTGGACCACAGGCTCAAGCAGAAATAGCATCTTGGTATTTGAGAGGAATGACCAAGAAAAGTTTAGTTTCAAAAGTTAATAATTCACACATAActataaaaactcagaaaaagcaaaaagggaaTAAGTTGAAATCGGGTACTGTTGTAAGTAAACATGTTACAACCAGGGCAAATTCTTCAGCTTCTTTAAGAAAAGCTGTTTTTCCTGAGGATATTAGCCATCGTTCAGTTCAAAATTATATACAGAGGTGGTTGCAGAGCATAAATCCCCATTCAGCTTTGCAACCTAGAAAATCAGCTCCAACATACCAAAAGGAAAGGAATGTGGTAAGTGGTAACAACAATGGTTTTGTAAGAATTAATTCACACACAAGttctggaaaaggaaataattttgttAGGGAAAGTAATAAACACCTAACTAAAAATGCCAGTTTGACAGAAAATCTAGGCAAAAGGGTAGGTAAATCTTTTGACAAAGATAACTGTGACGACCTTTCCAAAGATCTGGGTGAGAATGAGGTTGAATCTCTGAATGATGCTTGCTTGTTTCCCTTGCATGGAAATTGTGCTTTGTCTCAGTCAGCTATTGGTGATCATAATACTGAAATCCAGGTATGTGCTGAAAAATTAGGACCAGAGGTAAGCCttatttatgaagaaataaaCCTAGCTACAAAAAGGCGCAGCGTAGAGGCTGCTATTCAAGTAGATCTTACGGAAGAATACACTCCAAAAGACCTTTTACCAGTCTTGTTGCTACGCCAATTGCAAGCTTTAGTTCCTAGTATTCATAAGACTCAGAATAGAGTTATTCAAATGCAAGGTTCACTTGAAGatgttcctttcccttccccaatATATAAGTCATATACTAATGTCCTTCTAGCTTGGCTTCTGGTGCTGACCTTAAAGGGAAGTATAAATAGCTTCTGCCAAGGTGATGCTCACAAGACTACCAACAGAGCTTCAGAAATACTTGGATTATTGGAGATTCTAAAGCACACTGCCATCACAGAGGAAGCTGATGATTTGAAGGCTGCTGTTGCCAATTTAGTGGAATCAACCACAAATCACTTTGGACTCACTGAGGGAGAACAAGATATAGATCCAGGAGGACTTTCTGCAAATTGTTCCACACTCAACATTCAGAGAGTTCCTAAGtgcattgaaaatgaaaaaacacagaaaatctcCTTTTTACATGGAGGCTTCTCTAGCAGTGAGGGCTGTGGCCCTGAAGTCTGTGTTTCAGAGTTGACTTGTTCTTCATGTCAGATATGCACTATGAATAAGACCTATCCTCCAAAAGAGACTTGTAACCTCAGTGACAATTTTTGCCCTAGTGATGGCTCTACTACAGATCAGACCTCCATGAATAAGGCCTGTTTCCTAGGAGAGGTCTGTTCACTTACTGATTCTCTGTCTTCCCATAAAGCTTGTACTCATGATGAAAACCATAGTTATGAGACAACTTGCCCAGTTGATGAGACCTACATTCCCAACAAAGTCTGCAATAcctgtaactttttaaattccaaagaaaacacaTGTGCTGATAATTTGGAATTGACTGAAGAATTAGAAAGGATTGATGAAGTTCAGAAAGATCTAAATATTTTGGCAGACCCTGGGTGCAAACATGACTTTAATATATTAATGTCACATCAAAATACCAGCAGTTTAAACCACTGTGGCTTTCCCATAAATGAAACTGAACCAGAATTTGATAAGGAACATAGTTCTGAGGCTgaacttaaaatttcttctttaaagaaatttcaGGGTAAAAATGCATCTACATCTTCTGATAAGGAAGACTCAAAGACTTCTGAAGAACCAGGCTCAATAACCAGTAGCATGACATCAAGTGAAAGAAACATTTCAGAACTGGAATCATTTGAAGAATTAGAAAACCAGGACACTAATCTCTTTTATACAAAGGTAAATGCAGGAGAGCCAGCCACTGAAGAATTGATCCAAAAAGAGTTAGAGGCTAGTAAAAATTCAGAATTGATAGAAGTCTCCAGTGGGAacattacagaagaagaaaaaagaaatgatgtaatTTGCGAGGCAATCAGTATGGCGCCAGCAACACCACCATGTTTAGTGTTTTGCTATGATTCTAAGCAAAATGCTGAAAGGGAACTCAATGAAGGAGAAACTAAAATGAGAGTAAAAATGATGGTGAAACATACGGAAACTGGAAGTTATTCAGAGTCCTctcttgattttaaaaactgtttcagAAGACCAGTGACTTCTGATGGGTCAGAATTTAGACTAGACAGTGAGAATGAGCAGCCATATAAAACATCCAGTGATGGCCTCAGGGGCAGTTGTGAGGAGATTGCTGAAGGAAGAGAATACAATAAAGGATTTGTTAAAAGGACAATAGAAAAGCTTTATGGTAAAGGAGAACTTATtaaaccatcttttttttctggATCTGTGCACAGATCTCAGGTTTGTCCTTATAACTCTATGGAATTTCAGTGTGCTAGGAAAGCTGGTCTTTATGATTCGGAAGGTCAGTCATTTGGGTCTTCTGAACAGATCTCTAGTAGTTCATCTATGTTACAGAAATTTCCAGAAGGAGATCAAGATAAATGTGATGTGAGGGCCAGTTATCACGGGGGAGACATAGGACGTggtacaaaacaaaataatcataaCAGAATTGTTAGAGATATTGAGGAAGGAATACTGATTGATCAAGGAAAATGGCTCCTGAAAGAAAATCACTTGTTAAGATTATCATCTCCTGAAAATTCTGGCTTATATGGCAATGAAGATACCACATCAGTGGATACTCTACTTAATAATGGCAATGAGGTACCATATTCACATTTTGGAAATTTGGCTCCAGGCCCAAACATGGCTGAGCTATCCTCTTCAGAATTGGAAGAACTGACTCGACCCCTTGAACTGAAATGCAGTTATTTTAACATGCCTCATTGTAGTGACTCTGAGCCTTTTGGTGAGGATTTGCTAGATGTTCAAAATAAAACTTCTGCCAAGGAGAGAATACCAGATCATCATGCAGAAGAGAAGGCTAGTCATAAGTCAGAAAGAGTATGCACATCAGTCACTCAGGTTTTTACGTCTGCTGGTAACAAAGTCCATCCTGTCTCTGATGATACTATTAAAAACCAACCATTGCCTATTAATAATGTAATTCACGGTGCACTTCAGGAAGGTGACTCTCTGGATAAGCTCTATGCTCTTTGTGGCCAGCATTGCCCTATACTAACTGTTATCATCCAACCTATAAATGAGGAAGACCGAGGATTTGTATATTGCAAAGATTCTGATATTGAAAATTTCTTGGGTCTCCATTTATGGATGAAAATACACCCATATTTACTGCAGTCAGATAAGACCATGTTCAGAGATGAGAACAAAAAAGTAAGGGgtggaaaaacatttattgatAATGCCAGTGATGATACATTTGATCAGCTTCATTTTAATAACACATTTGACTTGATGGATAAAAgacaattaagaaaattaaaaggaattaaCTCTTTGAGcttagaggaagaaaataatttaaagaaatttcaattatatttaaagaagaagttTTGTGTGAATTTCTTGCACACATCGTTGTTGGTTGTGGATGATGTGAATTCAAATACACAGGATGGCACCAATAAGACAAATGAAATCTTGGAAGTAGTTGATGAGAATAACAACTTACTAAATTACAGATTTCAGAATTCATTAACAAATCTCAATCAAGTAGTAAGAGAAAACAGCAACTATCATTTCTCCTTTGAAATGCATGATCAAACCTGCCTATTTTACCACGTTGAGACATCCTTAAATATtagcaacagaaatgtattagaaacattttatatatttgaggatGAAAACCTTTTTCTTTGGGAAGAGGAAAGCCAGTTTGATCTTGAAAACAGTGATGAACaagatttataa